The Deltaproteobacteria bacterium sequence GTTGATGAGCTTGCCGATGGTTCCTTCGCCCCGGTTGATCTTGCCCGTGATCTCGCGGGTGTTGTCGATCGTCTCGTCCAGCTTGCCCGCCGTCTCCTTGAACTTCACCAGCAGTTCGCGCACGTCATCCCCGCGGGCGGCCACCTGCTCATCGACCCGGCGCACGAGCCGCTGGACGTCATCAATCACCGCCGGCAGCTTGCCGTTCAGCATGGACGTGAGCTGCTCGATGTTTTCCGTGATGCGGGAAACCCGCTCGTCGTTGGTATCTACCATGTCGCGGAGCTTTTCCGTCAGTGCCGCGACGGCATCCAGCGTCCGCTTGAGTTCCTGGTTGCCGCCCGCCTGGCCTTTCAGCGTCATCTTGATGATGCGGGTGATTTCCTCGAGATTGTCAGCGACCCGGCCCAGTTTCTCGAACAGCTCCTCGCTGCCGGTCGCATCGTCCGCGTAAATGACGCGCGGGTTATCCGCCCTCAGGGTGAGCTGTGCACGCTCCTCGATCTCGAAAATCCGCTGGCTGTAGCTGCCGCCGGACACCGTTCCGCCTTGAGGGTCTTCCAGCGAATCGGTGCGTCCGGTTCCGCCCTCGTCAAACTCTTCCGGGGTGATGCGGGTCCGGTGTTCGGGGGTTTTCGCCGGGATGATCTCCAGATACCGCTCGCCCAGAAGCCCCTTGCTCCGGGCGACCACGCGGGTAGTGTTGTCGATCGGGATATCGCTCCGGACAGAGATCGTCACCCTTGCGAGGCGGCCCTCAAGCTCGATCTTGCGGATCATGCCGACCTTGACGCCAGCCATGCGGACACCGGTGCTTTCGAACAGGCCCTCGGCCGTGTCCATATAGACGATCACGTCGCTCGTACGGGTGAACGACATGGGGCGCAATTTCACGGATGCAAAGACGAGCATCGCCAGCGCTGCCGCCGCGAACACCCCCACCTTTACGTTATTGGATAACGACTGCGCCACCGGCTTCCGCCTTCTTCACGTATCCTGACCATTATAGACCATACCTTGGCCCATAACGGCAACCAGATTTCTTCCGTATCCAGTTATATAGAGGCTTCAGACGGCAATAGGCCCCGCACGCTGGCCATCCAGGAACTGCCGGACCACCGGATCCCGGGAGGCCTTGAGCTCGTCGGCTGTGCCGGACAGGTGGATTTTCCCCCTGTAAAGCACCGCAATCCGGTCCGCGATCTTGTAGGTCGCCTCGACATCGTGGCTGATGACCACGTTGGTCGTGTGGTATTCGGACTGGAGATCATTGATGAGGGCCATGATCACGTCGGTCATGACGGGATCGAGCCCCGAACTCGGCTCATCCAGCAGCAGGATGCGGGGTCGCAGCACCATCGCCCGTGCCAGTCCGGCCCGCTTGCGCATGCCGCCGGACAGTTCCGATGGCGCCTTGTGCCCCATCCCCTGGAGTCCCACCTGGGCAAGGACTTCCTCCACGCGAGCCTGGACCTCGGCGGCGGACTGGCGGGT is a genomic window containing:
- a CDS encoding MCE family protein, translating into MAQSLSNNVKVGVFAAAALAMLVFASVKLRPMSFTRTSDVIVYMDTAEGLFESTGVRMAGVKVGMIRKIELEGRLARVTISVRSDIPIDNTTRVVARSKGLLGERYLEIIPAKTPEHRTRITPEEFDEGGTGRTDSLEDPQGGTVSGGSYSQRIFEIEERAQLTLRADNPRVIYADDATGSEELFEKLGRVADNLEEITRIIKMTLKGQAGGNQELKRTLDAVAALTEKLRDMVDTNDERVSRITENIEQLTSMLNGKLPAVIDDVQRLVRRVDEQVAARGDDVRELLVKFKETAGKLDETIDNTREITGKINRGEGTIGKLINDDTTVEEINKAVKNINGFLDYANNIQLIVGYRGEEQIGKNGGLKSYVNVTLRPRPDKFYFAALVADPRGGRFKTTVTDQTNSSPTPLLPGSNTLTTTSQQQPGLRFSVGIGKRVFDWVELYGGLLESTGGAGIRLSPDRFRRLYWETEVFDFTRKGAFGREMNPNLRSRVQVDFWKYFYLTAGVEDILNNDKKPLPFVGGGIAFTDDDIKPLLFSGGGSTGAAVAAGK
- a CDS encoding ABC transporter ATP-binding protein, translated to MIRMEEVSKRFGAQTVLDSLDLEIEPRQTTVIMGLSGAGKSVMLKHMIGLLKPDAGKVWVDGEDVTGLAGEELYRIRLKFGFLFQDGALLDSMSLFDNVALPLREHTRQSAAEVQARVEEVLAQVGLQGMGHKAPSELSGGMRKRAGLARAMVLRPRILLLDEPSSGLDPVMTDVIMALINDLQSEYHTTNVVISHDVEATYKIADRIAVLYRGKIHLSGTADELKASRDPVVRQFLDGQRAGPIAV